From the genome of Candidatus Electrothrix communis, one region includes:
- a CDS encoding 50S ribosomal protein L11 methyltransferase has protein sequence MLRPPYTEYKRLHVYYLDHRNLPPITDPDLIGIWIEDDTAILFFHQAKEAFIQALCKETGASIIYQADLDYQDWEAGVKITSFATKTLRVRPVWEMPDRQPDQQHKENKEKTEILLDPSVIFGSGFHATTRLCLETLELLLLESGMKINSVLDLGTGTGLLAIAAAKLGVERVTALDNNPLAVDVAQANVERNNCADIVTVGQFDLMEKLPDMGYDLVITNLYKGLLIHLFNDQGFWHPGTYMVSGFIPGMEADLLAALPADRVQMLHRGNAEQWRLWLLQYSAENQDGQKITKKGPGGNAG, from the coding sequence ATGCTCAGACCACCATATACCGAATACAAACGCCTTCATGTCTATTACCTGGATCACCGTAATCTTCCGCCGATTACGGACCCGGACCTCATAGGCATCTGGATTGAAGATGATACGGCCATCCTGTTCTTTCATCAGGCTAAAGAAGCATTCATCCAAGCTCTCTGCAAGGAAACCGGGGCCTCCATTATCTATCAGGCAGATCTTGATTATCAGGACTGGGAGGCAGGGGTGAAAATCACCTCGTTCGCCACCAAGACATTACGGGTTCGCCCTGTCTGGGAGATGCCGGACCGTCAACCTGACCAACAACACAAGGAAAATAAGGAGAAAACAGAGATCCTGCTTGATCCCAGTGTCATTTTTGGCTCAGGTTTTCATGCCACCACCCGACTTTGCCTGGAGACCCTGGAGCTCTTACTCCTGGAGTCTGGAATGAAGATCAACTCTGTGCTGGATCTGGGTACAGGGACAGGGCTCCTCGCCATAGCAGCTGCCAAACTGGGGGTGGAGCGAGTAACAGCTCTGGACAATAATCCCCTGGCAGTGGACGTGGCGCAGGCCAATGTGGAACGAAATAACTGCGCTGATATCGTGACGGTTGGTCAATTCGACCTGATGGAAAAATTGCCGGATATGGGATATGACCTGGTTATAACAAATCTCTACAAGGGCCTCCTGATCCACCTGTTTAATGATCAGGGCTTCTGGCACCCAGGCACCTACATGGTTTCCGGCTTTATTCCCGGCATGGAAGCTGATCTGCTCGCGGCCCTGCCAGCCGACAGGGTACAGATGCTGCACCGAGGCAATGCCGAACAATGGCGTTTATGGTTGCTCCAATATTCGGCTGAGAATCAGGACGGACAGAAAATCACAAAAAAAGGGCCGGGAGGAAATGCAGGGTGA
- a CDS encoding PGPGW domain-containing protein, with protein MDAFTALTRTESLQLLGLISLLTFVGSLITLPWLVLRMRADYFIRHHQEVIERHKRHPVFAVLIFLFRNILGLCLLIAGIAMLVLPGQGILTMVLGFSVMDFPGKHRLTDRLIANQKIQRSLNWIRHKGGKEDLLFSSEVP; from the coding sequence ATGGATGCATTCACCGCACTCACCCGGACCGAGTCGCTGCAACTGCTGGGCCTCATATCCCTACTCACCTTTGTCGGTAGCCTGATTACCCTGCCGTGGCTGGTCCTGCGCATGCGGGCGGATTATTTTATTCGTCACCATCAGGAGGTCATTGAACGGCATAAACGCCATCCGGTTTTTGCCGTGCTTATTTTCCTTTTCCGAAACATTCTCGGGCTCTGCCTGCTGATCGCGGGAATCGCCATGCTGGTGCTTCCCGGTCAAGGTATCCTGACCATGGTCCTGGGATTCTCGGTAATGGATTTCCCTGGGAAACATCGCCTCACCGATAGGCTTATCGCAAACCAAAAAATTCAGCGATCACTCAATTGGATTCGCCATAAGGGCGGCAAAGAAGATCTTCTCTTTTCTTCGGAGGTTCCATGA
- the mutY gene encoding A/G-specific adenine glycosylase encodes MSDSLLTRILLSWFAANQRPLPWRNEYRPYHVWISEIMGQQTQMERVVTYFSNWIRQFPDIPTLAVAPEQEVIKAWEGLGYYSRVRNIRKAADILVQEYGAELPEDESQLLALPGIGPYTTAAILSIAFNRAVPLLDANVERILCRIDDIDLPVKQATTRKLLLQRCSDLLPQDNARNFNQALMEFGALICTPKKPACPTCPLQQHCRSYARDIVDLRPIPGKKEKRIDISMACGIIQHNDRFYIQQRLKKDVWGGLWEFPGGRLKEGETPEQAAVREIIEETEFQVADLRPFATAVHHYTKYRVTLEAFFCTLQDNQSVEPVLHAASQYKWVTFNELSTFAFPAGHRQLIEKMG; translated from the coding sequence ATGAGCGACTCTCTGCTCACCCGAATCCTTCTTTCCTGGTTTGCCGCAAATCAACGCCCGCTGCCCTGGCGCAATGAATATCGTCCCTATCATGTCTGGATCTCCGAGATCATGGGGCAACAGACCCAGATGGAACGGGTTGTTACCTATTTTAGTAATTGGATCAGACAATTCCCGGATATCCCAACCTTGGCTGTAGCCCCGGAACAGGAGGTCATCAAGGCATGGGAAGGACTGGGCTATTACAGCCGGGTGCGGAACATCCGCAAAGCTGCTGACATTCTGGTGCAGGAATACGGAGCAGAACTGCCGGAAGATGAGTCGCAACTCCTTGCCCTGCCCGGTATCGGCCCCTACACGACAGCCGCCATTCTTTCCATCGCCTTTAACCGTGCGGTCCCCCTGTTGGATGCCAATGTGGAACGCATCCTCTGCCGGATTGATGATATCGACCTGCCGGTAAAGCAGGCAACGACCCGAAAACTGCTGCTGCAACGCTGCTCTGATCTTCTTCCACAAGATAATGCTCGGAATTTCAATCAGGCCCTGATGGAATTCGGTGCATTAATCTGTACCCCGAAAAAACCTGCCTGCCCGACCTGCCCGCTTCAGCAGCACTGCCGTTCCTATGCACGGGATATAGTTGATCTCCGCCCCATCCCTGGCAAAAAGGAAAAGCGGATTGACATCTCCATGGCCTGCGGCATTATTCAGCATAACGACCGCTTCTATATCCAGCAGCGACTGAAAAAAGATGTCTGGGGCGGTTTATGGGAATTCCCTGGCGGACGTCTCAAGGAAGGAGAAACACCTGAGCAGGCCGCTGTCCGAGAGATTATTGAGGAAACAGAATTTCAAGTGGCTGATTTGCGTCCCTTTGCCACGGCGGTCCATCATTACACAAAGTACCGGGTTACCTTGGAGGCCTTTTTCTGCACCTTGCAGGATAATCAATCAGTGGAGCCTGTCCTCCATGCCGCAAGCCAGTACAAATGGGTTACCTTTAACGAATTAAGTACCTTTGCCTTTCCTGCTGGCCATCGCCAGTTGATTGAAAAAATGGGTTGA
- a CDS encoding SelT/SelW/SelH family (seleno)protein codes for MKITIEYCTAUNYKPRASGLEAALKKEFGAEVELIPGSGGVFTVCADGKQVYSKHETGRFPDDGEIFGLLR; via the coding sequence ATGAAGATCACCATTGAATATTGCACTGCGTGAAACTACAAGCCCCGAGCCTCCGGTCTGGAGGCTGCATTGAAAAAAGAATTTGGTGCTGAGGTTGAACTGATCCCCGGTTCCGGTGGCGTATTCACTGTCTGCGCGGACGGCAAACAGGTGTATTCCAAACATGAAACCGGGCGTTTTCCCGATGACGGGGAGATTTTCGGGTTGCTTCGGTAA
- a CDS encoding alpha/beta hydrolase, producing the protein MKLTSLTQTLFLFLLSVCTVQAAPALTEIERHPFYKPPVITVNELRVMMQTQQSSIMEGMKKAGHSEVFGALMQQFPHAKISTVEYQPGETFRWILYRSNGAGEVKAAMAIVWDGNTPLKSYEFFIDTGGKRYTFAVPLLTGNLALKDIFVIKTVTKVIEKIVTVPSPERIVEKIVEIQGPERIIEKIVQVPGPERIVHVPGPERIVEVPVSETEFALKKKLPNYTEMSVFFATDRKENVHSDDVKSRFTGQTGDAIKYGITKVSIPEGHKTGVLRSPSWLRFEFRENPKKHVVLLNIDVLDKSSYYQLLSQLVSKSPEKSAFVYIHGFNVSFEDAARRTAQMAFDLNFNGVPVFYSWPTDGGKPHHYLNAEENIRWSKANIKRFLKDFVWKSKAENIYLIAHSMGTRGLTEAYVDLIKERPELRYRFKEIILAAPDIDVKVFNRDIAPVFAQANSTPVTLYASSDDVALMLSSIVHMGPSRLGDSREGIHVFPGIESIDASNVATSFLEHSYYGDSESIISDIENLITTRKRAGKREQENKKLIRRSNPKGIYWKFNE; encoded by the coding sequence ATGAAACTAACATCTTTAACACAGACCTTATTTTTATTTTTGTTGTCAGTCTGTACCGTCCAAGCTGCTCCAGCTTTGACCGAAATTGAGCGTCACCCATTTTATAAGCCCCCTGTCATAACAGTGAACGAGCTTAGAGTCATGATGCAGACTCAACAGAGCTCTATCATGGAGGGAATGAAAAAGGCTGGTCACTCAGAAGTGTTTGGCGCACTTATGCAGCAATTTCCTCATGCAAAAATTTCCACGGTCGAATACCAACCCGGAGAAACTTTTCGCTGGATACTATACAGGTCGAACGGGGCTGGAGAAGTTAAAGCAGCAATGGCTATCGTCTGGGACGGAAATACGCCTTTAAAAAGTTATGAGTTCTTTATTGATACTGGCGGTAAACGCTATACCTTTGCTGTACCTCTTTTAACGGGCAATTTAGCTTTAAAAGATATTTTCGTTATCAAGACAGTGACTAAGGTAATTGAAAAAATCGTGACAGTTCCTAGCCCAGAGAGAATTGTTGAAAAAATCGTTGAAATTCAAGGTCCTGAGAGGATTATTGAAAAAATTGTGCAAGTTCCTGGTCCGGAGAGAATTGTGCATGTTCCTGGTCCGGAGAGGATTGTGGAAGTTCCTGTTTCTGAAACTGAATTTGCGCTCAAGAAAAAGCTTCCAAACTACACTGAAATGAGCGTTTTTTTTGCAACTGATAGAAAAGAAAATGTCCACTCAGATGATGTCAAATCGCGTTTCACCGGGCAGACTGGAGATGCAATAAAGTACGGTATTACCAAGGTAAGTATTCCTGAAGGTCATAAAACAGGTGTCCTTAGGTCCCCCTCATGGTTACGATTTGAATTCCGAGAAAACCCGAAAAAACATGTTGTACTACTCAACATAGATGTACTCGATAAATCGTCATATTATCAGCTTCTTTCTCAACTAGTTAGTAAGTCACCTGAAAAAAGTGCGTTTGTGTATATTCACGGATTTAATGTTTCCTTTGAGGATGCTGCCCGCCGTACCGCCCAAATGGCCTTTGATCTTAATTTTAATGGAGTTCCTGTATTTTATAGCTGGCCGACAGATGGGGGGAAGCCACATCACTATCTTAACGCTGAAGAAAATATTAGATGGTCTAAGGCAAACATTAAAAGATTTCTAAAAGACTTTGTCTGGAAATCCAAGGCAGAGAATATATACCTAATTGCTCATAGTATGGGAACAAGAGGTTTGACGGAAGCCTATGTTGATTTGATCAAGGAACGACCTGAGTTACGTTATCGTTTCAAGGAAATAATCTTAGCGGCTCCTGATATCGATGTGAAAGTATTCAATCGTGATATCGCTCCGGTCTTCGCACAGGCAAACAGTACGCCTGTGACTCTTTATGCTTCATCAGATGATGTCGCCCTCATGCTCTCTTCAATAGTCCATATGGGGCCATCAAGGCTTGGTGATTCTCGTGAAGGAATCCATGTGTTCCCAGGCATTGAAAGCATTGATGCTTCAAATGTAGCAACCAGTTTTTTAGAACATTCATATTATGGAGATAGTGAATCAATTATTTCCGACATAGAAAACCTTATCACTACTCGAAAACGTGCAGGCAAACGAGAACAAGAGAACAAAAAATTAATCAGGCGTTCCAATCCCAAGGGGATCTATTGGAAATTTAATGAGTAA